The genomic window GTCTTCAACCATCTTGCGCACAAAGCCATAGGCCAGTTCCGCAATCGACTGTGCCCGGCTGGGGATCACCGCGCGCCCGCGCGTGCCGACCACCATCACCAGAAGAATCGCCAAAACCCCCAGGCCCATCCAGACCGCCGTATTGGTCACCGTGTACCAGTGGATCGGTCCGTCACCGAAAAATGGCGCGATGATAAACTGGTCCATGGGGTGGATCGACAGGCCGCTTTCATAATCATCCACCAATCCGAGGATGATCAACACAACCGCGAGCGCGATCAAAGCAAAGGCAATGGTGCGGCTTGACCCGGATTTCGCGGTTTGGGTATCGGCGGATGTGTTTGTATCCATGGCCACGTGTCAGTCCCCTTCGTCTTTCGCCTCTGCCTGGCGCTGCATCTCCTGCGCCGAGCGGATCATCGTCTTTACCCCGGCGACAAAACCGAGAAGCGTAAATATCAGCATCAGCCAGGGCGTGGTGCCGATCAGCACGTCCAACCCGTATCCGATGCCAAAGCCGATCCCCAGACCGGCCACCAGTTCAATCACCATCCGCCAGGCATGCTGCGCCTGAGAATAATGTGTCTCCGTCGGCGGTGTCTCAGCCTGCGATTGCCGGACTTTTCTCAACCGGTCCTCCAGCGCCTTCAGGCGGTCAGGATCAGGCTGGTCCGGCATCGGCAAGACACCCCTTTGAAACTCGGGCGGAAGCTAACAGAGCGTGGCGCAGAGTCAATGTGCGGGCGGTCTAGGAGAATCCCCACCAAGACATTGAAAATAATTGATTTAATAAGGGTGTGACAAAGAAGCCTCGATCCTGCCGCCAGGCCCCATATTCAACCGTCTGGTTGACGATTGCCCCGGTTCCCGCGTTTAACATCTCCATGGCCCACGCGCTTGACACCACCTTCTCGGCCCTTGCCGACCCCACACGCCGGCACATCCTGTCGATGCTGCTGGAGGATGACATGGCCGTCACTGACGTGGCCGAGCCGTTTGAGATGTCTTTGGCCGCAATTTCCAAACATCTGACCATCCTGACCCGGGCCGGTCTGATCACGCAGGAAAAGCGTGGCCGCGTCAAATGGTGCAAACTCGACCCTGACGCGATGAAAGAGGCCTCTGTCTGGATGCAGGGTTTCGGCCAGTTCGAGCCGGTGAACCTGGATGCATTCGAGGCGTTTCTGAACAGCACATTGAACGATGATTGAACTGCGGGCCCAGACCGGCCGTCTTATGTTATGCAAAACTGATCCTGATCGGAAGGACATCCCATGCGTTTCAGCCTGCCCCTGTTTCTGACAGCCGCCCTGGCTGGCCCCGGCGCGGCCCAGACCTGTGAAAGCCCGGTCGGGCCAATTGAAACCTGTCTGGTCGGCGCCTGGATCGGGTCCAGCACAATCCCCGAGGCGATGGAGGCCATGATGCGCGCCATGCCCGACAATGTCCGCGCCAGTTTCAACGATCTCGGACGTCCCGTGGCAATGATCATCTACGAGGACGGGTTTTTTGAGACATTTCCGATGGGCGCCAATGGCAATGCCACATTCGAGGATGAAGATGGCGAGATCACCCGGGTCGAGATGAATGCGCAGACAATCACCTCTGCGGGATATATCACCGCGATGGGTGGGATGCTGGATATCTGTCATCTGCCCGGCGGCGCAGGCGGCCTGACAGGGGAAATGACGGTCACCACCTCTGATGGCAGTGCGACGGTGCCGGTGGCGCCGCCACCGGGGCCGCAAAGCTTCAACCCGGTGATCACCTATACCTGTTCCGGCAATTCGATGCAGCAGATGGTGGCCCTGCCCGCGCCCCTGGGCACCATCACCTATGACATGGCCCGCGTACCGCTTTCGGCCTTCCCCGAGGAAATGCGCGACCGGGTGGAAGACCTGCCGACAGAGTGATGCCTATGCAGACCGCAAACAGGCGCGGATGAACTTCGCGGCTGAGCGGTAATGGCTTGGCCCGCTGGCCTCCGCATAGCGCCCGGTGGTCCAGCCTTCGGTCATTGGAAACGGGCCGCCATAAAGGCTCTGATCCGTCTCTGCCTCGATAAAGGTCAGCAAACGCGAATGCTCCCGGTCAAGCCAAGCCTGGGCATCAGCCCAGGACATATCCGCATATCTTTCCCGCAGGGCGGCATTATAGGGTTTCAACTGGTTCCACTTCACACCTTCATCGGGCATATAAACCGGGCCGCCCGCCGCCGCCTGATCCAGCCATCTGAAAAACAACGCACACCAATGGGCACGGTGGATGATGACATCCTTGATCGAGGTGTCATCGTCGAATGTCCGTTGCGCCATATCCGCAGGAAGACCGGAGATCAGCGTCTTCAGCTTCGCATATTCCTTGGTGGTAACGGCAATCAGCGCATCGCGGGTGGTGGCAGCCGGCATGGTCGATCCTCCAGTCGCAGTTGGATGTCTAAAGTGGTTCCGGCTCCCGTTCCTTGATCTTGCTCAAGCCGGGGGTCTCATCTTTCAACAACATCCACAGGGCCAGAATGGTCAAGACTATGCCGCCCAGAACCAGCAGGCCGGGCACCGGTTGCCCCAGGGCAATCTCCCACAGGATCACCCAGGAAGGTGTCAGATATGTGTAGGCCATCACTTTTGAGGATGGCAACCGAAGGGTTGCGTACTGCACCAGAAACACCGTGGTGGAACTGGCAATGATCGACACATAGAACAGCGTGATCCAGACCAGCGGGCGCAACCCGCCCCAATCGGTCGCCCGCAGGTCATGCCAGCCCCAGATCAGCAGAACAAATGCGCAGGCCAGAAGCGTGCCGAAAGTGAAGATCAGAACCGGTTCGCCCCGGTTCAGCCACCGCACGGCAGGTGTATAGGCCGCGTGACACATGCAGCCCCAGAAAAACACCCATTCCCCGCGACCGATCTCGAAGGCCAGAAGCGCCGACAGATCCGCGCGGAAAATCACCCAAAGCGCCCCTACCGCCCCGACAGCCAGCGCCAGCGCGATGCGCGGCGTTGTCACCTGTCGCAGCAACAGCCAGCCAAACCCGGCCGCCATCACCGGTGTCAGGGTGAACACGGCCGCCGCCGAAACCGGAGGCGCGGTTTTCAGCCCTTCGAACATGGTCACGAAATAGGTCGCGAACAGACCGCCCAGAACCAGATACCGCCACGGCGCCACGATCACCGCGCCAAAGCCGCCGCCACGGACCGCAAGCACCGCCCCGATCACCCCGGCTGCCAGGGCAAACCGCACAGCGTTCAGGGCTGCGGGCGCGATCTCATTGGCGATCTGCCCGCCCAGGGAAAACGACCCGGCCACCAGCGCCGAAAAGGCCAGCATCGCCAGATGACCCTGCCGGGACGGAGACAGCGCCTCACCCACAGGCCTTAATCCACCGGCCAGGTTTTCACCTCTTCCTTCAGAAACCGCAGAAAGGTCTGCACCTTTGCGGTCCGGTGCAGGTCCATATGGGTGACCAGCCAGGTCTTGGCCGACCATTCCTCCAGCGAGGGCAGCATATCGACCAGATCCTCGGTGCCATCCCTGTCCCAGCCGGGCAGAAACCCGATACCGATCCCGGCTAGTACCGCATCTTTCACCGCGCGCATTTCGGTGGTGCGGAAATAGATGCTGCTGTCCGGGACCATCTGGCCCAGCCATTGCAGAAACGGCGCGCGCGGCGTTTCAACCGCGGAACCGATGAACCGGTGCTGATCAAGATTGGTATCATCCAGCATCCCGTATTGCTCGACATAGCTTTTATGGGCCGCCAGACGGATGG from Rhodophyticola sp. CCM32 includes these protein-coding regions:
- a CDS encoding ArsR/SmtB family transcription factor → MAHALDTTFSALADPTRRHILSMLLEDDMAVTDVAEPFEMSLAAISKHLTILTRAGLITQEKRGRVKWCKLDPDAMKEASVWMQGFGQFEPVNLDAFEAFLNSTLNDD
- a CDS encoding AtpZ/AtpI family protein, whose amino-acid sequence is MPDQPDPDRLKALEDRLRKVRQSQAETPPTETHYSQAQHAWRMVIELVAGLGIGFGIGYGLDVLIGTTPWLMLIFTLLGFVAGVKTMIRSAQEMQRQAEAKDEGD
- a CDS encoding DMT family transporter translates to MLAFSALVAGSFSLGGQIANEIAPAALNAVRFALAAGVIGAVLAVRGGGFGAVIVAPWRYLVLGGLFATYFVTMFEGLKTAPPVSAAAVFTLTPVMAAGFGWLLLRQVTTPRIALALAVGAVGALWVIFRADLSALLAFEIGRGEWVFFWGCMCHAAYTPAVRWLNRGEPVLIFTFGTLLACAFVLLIWGWHDLRATDWGGLRPLVWITLFYVSIIASSTTVFLVQYATLRLPSSKVMAYTYLTPSWVILWEIALGQPVPGLLVLGGIVLTILALWMLLKDETPGLSKIKEREPEPL
- a CDS encoding ClbS/DfsB family four-helix bundle protein, with translation MPAATTRDALIAVTTKEYAKLKTLISGLPADMAQRTFDDDTSIKDVIIHRAHWCALFFRWLDQAAAGGPVYMPDEGVKWNQLKPYNAALRERYADMSWADAQAWLDREHSRLLTFIEAETDQSLYGGPFPMTEGWTTGRYAEASGPSHYRSAAKFIRACLRSA